The following coding sequences are from one Panthera leo isolate Ple1 chromosome E1, P.leo_Ple1_pat1.1, whole genome shotgun sequence window:
- the LOC122206631 gene encoding ADP-ribosylation factor 2 — protein MGNVFEKLFKSLFGKKEMRILMVGLDAAGKTTILYKLKLGEIVTTIPTIGFNVETVEYKNISFTVWDVGGQDKIRPLWRHYFQNTQGLIFVVDSNDRERVNEAREELTRMLAEDELRDAVLLVFVNKQDLPNAMNAAEITDKLGLHSLRQRNWYIQATCATSGDGLYEGLDWLSNQLKNQK, from the exons ATGGGGAACgtttttgaaaaactgtttaAAAGTCTATTTGGGAAAAAAGAGATGCGGATTCTTATGGTGGGTTTGGATGCGGCTGGAAAAACCACCATCTTGTATAAATTGAAACTGGGAGAGATTGTGACTACCATCCCCACAATAG GTTTCAATGTGGAAACggtagaatataaaaatatcagcTTCACAGTCTGGGATGTTGGTGGCCAGGACAAAATCAGACCTTTGTGGCGACATTATTTCCAGAACACCCAAG GTCTGATTTTCGTGGTTGACAGTAATGACAGAGAGCGGGTCAATGAGGCCCGAGAAGAACTAACCAGAATGTTGGCAGAAGATGAGCTCAGAGATGCAGTTTTATTGGTGTTTGTAAATAAACAG gatcTTCCGAATGCTATGAACGCAGCGGAGATAACAGACAAGCTCGGCTTACATTCCCTCCGCCAGAGAAACTGGTACATTCAGGCCACTTGTGCCACCAGTGGAGATGGGCTTTACGAAGGCCTGGACTGGCTCTCCAACCAGCTCAAAAACCAGAAGTGA